In the Diospyros lotus cultivar Yz01 chromosome 13, ASM1463336v1, whole genome shotgun sequence genome, GTTATGTTAGATCGttcaaattacaaaagaaattgGTGTTGGAGTGCACTTCAACCCATTTGTTTCTTGGAAGGACAAGGTATTGAgcataattatttatacatatttacaattttttcaaCCTCTCTGTGATGTAGTTTGCTTTAAGGATTTATTATTCGCAGGTGTTCAAGTATGGAGTTTTTCGAATAGATGACTTGGTTCGGGACATACTAAATTGGGAGAGATTCTATTTGAGTGGCCGTTTGTAGAAGCCTGTAAATCTTCCTCCTGAATTGCCTTTTCTCATCTTTACATTTCTTACCATTTTTATAGTTTGGATATGTCTTGTCTGCCACTGTTTCTCTCTATGGAAACAATGAAGTCAAATATTTCTAAGTCGATTCCCAAGACCTTTGAATCTAGATATACAACATAAATCAGAGGATAGTACAGATCCAGCTAAATGTATTCTTGGTTTGGAGTACATTTGAAACATGTATAGCATCTTGGAGATGTCTTTAAATTACCTTGTACAATTGCCATCTTTATTGTGCCCATTGGCATTCAAAATTCTGTTACGCATGGTAAAACGAATAAAGTAACTGCATGCTATTATTTGCTTAAAAATACAGAGCAATTCATGGACGTAAGGATCATGGACAATGTAATAAACAAAATGTCATCACAATTCCAGTTTAAAGACAACAACTCACACTTAAGCTGATTGAGTATCATGCGGTAAGTAAACAAGTTGCTTCCTAATGTCCTGGGCCCACATCCTCAAAGCAACTGTTGCTAGGTGTGGCTCACCCAAGATGTTATATGCTCATATTTTTCTCAAGCTTCAAGTGATGTGGAATTTGACAGTCTCTCATATCCAATCACAGGATTCCATCAACATGTTGGATCCCACTTCCCCAATGAGTGGGGTCCACCTTGGCAACCTTATGATCCGTCAAGGACCATGACCTACTCTCATCATAATTTCTTATGTAAGAAAACAATAACAAGTTATTTACACTCTATTCTAGGGATATACTTAtatgaaaaactaaaaactttttatattcaATGTCCTAGAAGAGAGTTGAAGTTTATTTGGTGTTTGGTTATCTAAAGTAGGGCTGTGTTATCCAGGTTGGAGTTTATTTGGTGTTTGGTTATGTAAAGTAGGGTTGTGTGATCCAGGTTGGAGTTTTAAATGTTAAGTGCCCACTTTCCTAGCCCAATTAAGCAAACAATGTTGGACAGGGATGGCAATTACTTGATATATTTTGTGTGCTACCCTTATTGTCAAGGAGATTATTGCAAGGATTTTTCAACATTTACTTATAGGGCACCTCTTGTTATCCCATTtgtgagagggagagggagagggagagagagatctaAATTAGTGTGGCCTGGATATGCATTTAGGGATCTTATTTAATTGGAGACTGATTTGACTAGCAGACGCCATGCACCTTGAACAACTTATCTTTGCCAAAATATACTCATTGGTTATTTGAAAATAGTATTGGGGAAGAGTCCAACTAAACCAAAACGTATAAGGGAGGAATCCATTATTTTGTGGGCTCtaatgaaacaaaaatttaaagaaagtgTCTTGCCACTTACTATAAGAGGTAGTCACTTGATTGTTACCGAATTTAAGTCAAATGTCCTTGAGTTCAAATGATTACCAAGATGTGGGTAGCATTGTTGATATACTTAGTTCCAGGACCATTTAAGGACCTTGTTTGCACTCCTGCGTGCAAAATATTAGGGTAACGAAGATAAGGATATTAAGAAAGATGTGTGGCCATacattaaaagttaaaattagaaatgaggttatttgtaTGGTCGGAGTGGCTCTTATTAAACATTAGATGcatgagaaagataaagatTATTTGTTCATGTGTGAAGAAGACTAATAGAGGCTCCTGTGTGGATAGTGGGGATGGATTAGAATCAGTTTTTATCAAAAGTGGCAAAGAAAGATCAATAAAAATTTAGAGGGATAGGCGTGATATGAGTTCTAAGGgctttacaaaagataaggccatagatagaatTGGAGGTTGAATTCATGCAACAGAAGCTTGCTATATTGTTGTCtgcttataatttaattttcatgcCCTCACTCCCCAAATGTTCGCTTAATCATGttattaatattcatatttCTACTATCCTATTCTGTTGTTAGTTGTGCCATGCATCTAGAAATGTCATAATAGCTGCATTCGTTGGTTTCAACAGTCCATCTCAAatgtattttcttcttcttcctccacttTGTCTAGGTTCAAGTATTTGTTGATAACTTAGATATTGAAAATGTGAACAGTGTCAATTTGAGGGCAGCTACCTCTGCTGCTTTGTTGCTTTCTCCATCTGAATTTTATGAGgcttgctttctctctctctctctctctctctctctctctctctctctctttttttggttttttagaCCTCAAATATATTAGAGCTGCACAGTCTTCCTTTTGTACTTTTTGGATgaagtttattattttatgcaagAAGATTTGTATGTTAAGATTTGTGGTCTCTCATACACAGGGGACTTGCGTATGCTTTTTGCAGAGGACAAAAATAAGGTCAGGTTGTTGCTTTTTTGTGATATTCAAAGGAGGAATCATTTATACCTTTATCAAGCCTTACATAGATTCAAATAAATTGTTTCTTTACGTAGTCTAGTTTCTTGCTTCTGGATACATAGATTCATTTTTGGACTGCTTGTAATGTTGTTGTTAATGTATTGTTCCACCAATAACTACAAACATGtaatgaattaaagaaattagtGGACTAAATAAGTTGTCAACCATAAAAAAGATATCAATTTTTTAGCCTTGGTAGCATTTTAAGGGTGCTCCTTTATGATCGAAAGGTCATGGATCTGTGTTGTGGAAATAGCCTCTTTCTGAAAAGCAAGGGGAAGGCTGCATACAAATATGACTTGTGTCATTGGGGACGCCctttaaaaaaaagaatgttCACTTGgataaatttaagaattaatttaagGGTCAAGCTTTCACATCTGTTCGTTGTCTCTACATTCATACCCTTGTTTCATGGATGGCATTTGTATGTAGCCTCTGATATGAGATCACCTCTCTTTAGGAAAACCTATGGCCATAGTTTCTTCTACcatcctcatttttttttcttttggttttctaCATTCTGCAGGTTAAGAAGATTGTAGAAGGGTAATTTGAATTATTCCAGACAATGTATAAGCCATTTCTAGAAGAATATGCAACCAAGAATTTGCTGAGATTCTCTTCATTAGCTGGTAAAAAAGCAAAATTTTCTCAAGTTAGTTTGGATGCTTAACTTCTCTAATCATGGCTGCTATTCTCATATGCTCATTAATTGATCTAATAGCTTGGGCATGAATTATAATGCAATTGTAGGAAAATGAACTGTTAATTCTATATGTATAATTTGATGAAGTAATGTTGACATGAGCATTAGTAGTATATGATTTATGTGGAAGATCTAGATCTATTTAGCTAACAATTAGTTTATGAAGCTATTATTATCTCAATCATTAGCAGGAGGTTGTGTTGGATGGATGTTTGCTATTCAACATATCTAACCTTCTTCGCATCTTTCATCTTGCTTATGAAACCTTAACACTTCTTAGATGGGGACTTTTATGTCCCATGCAACATGTTCATTGCATGCTGTTTAAGTATGCATTCGATGTTGGTTCTTCGCTCTTTTAGAATGTTTTGTTCCAAGGCATGGTCTTTAACTCCTCTCAAGTcttttgcttttttcttttgacaTGTCTGTATGGAATGGATTATATTGGCGAACAACTTTTCCTGAATCTCACAGGGTTTTTCTGTTATCAGGTCCTATGTCTACATGGTCTCATCGTTTTGTTCTTTTCATGTTTTGGACgatttttgataatatatattttttaaaaacaaattcctAGCATAACCAACCCTCGAATGAAAGTACTTGTAGAATTCAGATGGCATCTGTTATGTCATGTTCAATATCAAGCTTGGTTTTAAACTATCTGGTGGGCTTCTCAACACCAGGATTGTGGTTTATCTGCAGCTTCCTCCCTCGTTTCTTTTCTCCCTCCGACTGTCAGAAGTGAGCTGGGGTTTAGGTTAGGAGAAAAGTTTAAAGTAAGCGAGTCAGGTATGATGTCTGGCCCCTATAGATTGAtccaacaaatatatattacacataattgCCTCTAACTAATAAGAAGTGAGTTAATACATGAAATTAAGTACCATCACAAGCATTGTTTAGAAGTTGGAGAAGGAATTTGATGCAATGAGTTTGTCTCTAGTTCAAGCCTTgtgatgattcatcatctaatttgacGCGGTGGGGGGTGGCAGGGAAACACATAAAAAGATGGTCGtgcatacatttttttttttttttttgttgcgtTTCAGGTAAAGTTATTCGCAAAGTTGCGATTGGATCAAGAAAGGAAGTTGTGAAATGCATGAGGAAGATAGTGAGGCGACATGTTATGTTTTCGAGTGCCAGGCAAGCTGTATCCGGTCTGCTGACGGTTGGTGTTGTTCATGGAGCTAGATATCTTGCAAGTAAGATGAGGAAGGCTTGGAAGTCCTGGATTTGAACTTTCTAGGATCAGTTCTGTCACCTCTTAACAAGATAACCCGATCGTGCCCTCTTAATAGGAGCAGCTGCGACACCAAACCTCGAAGAACTTCCAACGGGTGTCCTCTAATTCAAAGGTTGGTATTGTCAACAGACCAACCAAAATGCAAAGCTGTAGATCAAATTCTGTTTAGGATCTGCAGTGCCAGGAAGGAAGTGACTTTAATTATGGGTTGCAATTTTAACTATTGAATTACCAAGGGCAATCTTATCTAAATGTCAAGGCCTGTAGAGCCTATGATGTACGAAAATGCCTTGGGGTGTTGTTTTGGcgtttttaaaacatttcttgTATAGACACGTagagaaatatatacaaaaaagaaaGGGTTTTGGGTTGCTTTTTTGCAATTTTAGAAATGTTTTGAGATTGTATCTTAATACTAAGAAAGTATTAAAAATGATTAAGAAACGCATTTCTGTACACTAAAAGgttagagataatttttttttaatttattgtatgTTTTTAATTAGTAAGGCATGGTTAtaggatttatatttatatttgtttgaatgtattataaaatttatgtttatttttagattgaataattattttttatattaaattttatatttataaaaagttttctatacttttttatttacatacttttttggttttcttattttttttttaaaatgtcatttATTTACTTTCGttttatatcatatatgtttcttatttttgtttccatGGAATTTAGTGTAGAGAGATGATGAACTTCTACATGTTTTCATGTAAAAATAGATTGATTATAAATCTATAATTATTTCGAGTTTTTGCTATGAAACAAAAGtggaaacataaaataaaatatttagttaaaatGACCACTGATCAATATTTAAAATTGCAAACATTATATTTATCAATCAtgtctaatttttatttgatctcttcacaaaaataatgtacataaaTGGGGTTAATCGGGACTTGTTTACATCTCTACTTATAGTATTTTTATCAGCCCATCAtggttttttataatttttataaattttaaatgttctaCATAAGAAAATCATATATCGTTAAGAGGTTGTGTTAATATTTTGAAGTGTACTTActcttaaaatttataatttagatttatttgatCATCTATGATGTACAAAAACACTTTTAGAGGTGTCattttgatgttttcaaaatatttttattttttaaacactaaaaaaatattttcaatctatttttaaaattttaaaaacgtttTAGAGTCATTTCGTaatattgagaaaatatttttgtttaagttagagataaattctttttccttagaataatttatttaaattttattaaaattatatatttataataatgttaacatatataaataatttgggtcctaaaaacataatataaacTTTATGTAGGTTGatgttaaattaaatataatttattaaattaaaccTATATTGATTGTCTGCAAATCCATTTGTATattgtacgcatccaggtaatgTAGGGGTCACTGTCCCTATTgtattgtggcatgctcggcACTTTAAATCTCCGGGGGAGGGGTTCGAGTTCAACCTCTCTGGTGAACGGCGTCCTGTCCCCACGACCATTATTCTGACTGCGGACTCTTTGTCGTGCTTCCAACTACCGAACTCTTTGATATAATTCCTCCACAGTTGAGTCTGAGCCTGCTGATTGCTAGGCCTGCGATCACCTACTTCTTTCTCGATCCGGAGAATGGTGATTTGGGAATGGACAGTTATCTCCGATATCCTCTTCTGCAGGCGGAGGTCTCTCTTCTCGTGGTTGGCAGATCCTTCGAGGCGAAGCCAGTGGATCGTGGGCAGCCCGCACTTGAgtttgggccagaattctgaccgaGTTAGCGAGCTGCATCACTGTATTCTCTAACGCCTTCTGGCGTTGCTGCCAGTCCCGGTTTGCCCCTATCCCGGCAGTTTGGGCGGTGTGTTGGATAGGAAACCGCGGTGGTATGCCGGTGGCATCTCCAGTTGGTGGTAAAGGGATATCCTCTGTCGAAGCAATGGGCCCTTCATTTGGTGGACAATCTCGCTGTAGATCGCGGTGATTTTCTGGTGGGTCGACCGCTGCCTTGGAATTtcgagtattccttcctcttacCATGACTATCAATCAAAGCGGCCGCTTCCTCTAGTGCCAAAATGTtgacgttcaatttcagccaACCATGATTCATTTTGGGGCATGGTGAGTGAATCCGAAAATGCCAAgaagaatgaaacaaatatcCCAGATGTAAGTGAACACAAGCAATTTTCACGTGATTTGGCTAAAATGATACCTATTCCACGGCCGCACTCTAATTATTCTTTTAGAATGACAGTATCTGATTATTCCCCCATTCCCTTTTGATGTCtctgacccctatttataatgagggcCTTTACAATTTGGATAAAATATAGAAACATAAAGACCATATAATGGGGGATAAACAGTCCTTATCATctgcataaaatcgggagtgggatcctcatttcGAGGAGTATGGTCTGTTTCGGGTAAAGTAAGTAGGCCCTGCCTTTAGCTATTCAGCAGTTTTGTCATCTATGCGAACTGGTTGTTTTTAGGCTAGTGGGCTGATCGCTCTAGCGAACTAGGGATTTTATTGAGAGCTCGTTAGGTCAATTGCTGAGAGTTCGTTAGGAGCTTTGTTGGAAGCTAGCAAAGAGCTCGCTTTATGAGCTTTGGATTTTGGTGGCGTACGAGCTTGCTTTGATGAGTTCGCTTAGATCTCCTGGGCTTTTAGGCGTTTGGGCCGGCCCATAAGAAACGGTGCGAAAAATACACATAACACCTATATTgtatgaaaacaaaaactagaTGAAATAGAAATGAGAGATacgatatttaaaaaaaaagtagaaaaatatACCCCACGAGCATGGTGTAGTGGTAAAGCACCTAGAGTTTCATGTGAAGTATCAAGGTTCAAATCAATACGGAGACTTATTGAAAAGTTTAAGTCATGTATGGACTGCATTGAATGTTTAATTCTAGGCAGGGACGGAGCCACATGGgggaatattttataaattttatattgttaaaaaaattaatcttgaCTTTCACTAGgtcagaaaaaaaagaaaaagttgtaaGTCTAACTTTTAAGCCTCATTCTTAGAAAGGCCCAACCCAAGGGGAGCCAAGCCCATTGCCCCACCCCATTAGGCCTTCCACTCCCAGCTTCctccttcttcatcttctttttttccctcaatGACAGTAAATCCCGGTTCTGCCATTGATTTTGGGTGTGTATAGACTGTGTCTGTAACATCCctgattttgaaaataattaatttatggatTTTAAGGTAATTTATTAAGTTATGTGCAATTTTGAGGAAATTGATAAATTGTTGAATCGACGGTAGGAAATGCctcaggacttggatgtccagggaatatggcatgagattggtgagcatctcaaGATAAGGCTAATGATGCTGGAAGTAGTCAGACCAGAAATAAATTTCAGAATAATTTGTGTATAAGCTGGAATGGATGTCGataccgaatggtcgtaggggacctctAGGAAGTTGAGGAGACCCTATGGGTGGTTCAATTTTGTCAGTGAGACAACCCTAAAGCATTTTCGGGTGAAATAAAGATCTCGTATAGGTGCAGGGACGAAATTAgcctttatcgagtaaatctCGAATTATTAATCttagaattttgatattttaatctaaataaaattaatatttgaggatgtaattgtaatGTGCAAAGGTTAAAGCGAGAGTATGAATATAATggatttatatgaatttttattatataataaattaaataaattatatatatatatatgtttgtgcaCGTGTGCAGATAAGGTTTATAGCATGCGTATATACTCATGGCCAAGTCTATGGGTGAAATTAGTGGGTGAGAAGTATTacataatatactatataatgcatagatatatacatatataattttgtgcGTGTTGGCCAAGCTTATGAGAAGCTTCATGGCCGAGAATTACtccaaatataatatgtatatgatAGAGTGGCAGCCAAGGCaattgaggctataaataagaaagCAATGGAGCTGTGACTCGGCAATGAAATCGCGAAGGAAAAGCAAAAAAGGAGACCCAACAGTGAGGTAAGAATGTTAGGgagttttgatttatttagattaattagtttattttaattagttaactaaattaattaataaatttagatcgtgactatttaattaattacttagcTTTATAACTGTGATAAGGTTATTGCGAGGACGTTTCTGGTGTTTACAACAAAACAGAGTTAGTCACTAAGTGTCAAATAGAttaaggtaagggtttaatatgttttaCTTGTAAATTACTTTTGTCAAGGCTTGCATAAAATGTTGAGGGAGTGCCTAGGCATGGGGCAGTGGATTGTTGACCGTGAAGGTCCTAGGACGGGGTCATAGAGGATACTACTAGAGGccacctagagcctgagataggtgcggtAGACGGGCTTGCATGGACGCTGTACTTCATGTTTGTCTATAATGTCATgcttattaatttattacattGCATATTGCTTTTACTGACTCCCCAGACTCACCAACTTCACTCCCACTAACCCAACAGATGGCTCGGGGTCTAAGAAATGGAAAGCGGTAGTGGTGGAAGAGTTGTTGGTTAAGAGTGATTGCGGGCAATGAGAATGTAGGTCATGTACATGTCgtttatgtaaattatatatgctCTATACTTGATTATGGAAGACGactatgatttaaataaaatttgcttTGGATCAAGTAAAGGTTTCTGCTATGGGTAATTTAGCGTATGTGATATGCTTAACTGTTAAAGTACTTTATTGAGCATGCTGATACTCAATTTGATTTGTtcatttgattgatattttaaGGGCCTAATCGGGTATAAGAGTCGAGTAAATTTTCGTTGTCTCTGTATTTTAGACCCGACTACTTGACAGTCGAAAGTGGCGAAGCCTGGACCTTACCCAGGGCaccaatattattttaatactttatgaTGACAGGGTATAGCCGTCCTTCGAGATAGGTCGGGGTTGTAATCACGAGTTAATGTGGTACTCGGTAGTGGGGCCGGGGCATGacaaggtggtatcagagcttggttATTGTCAGAGCTTGGTAAATATTAGAGCTTGATAATTATCAGAGCTTGGTGGTATCAAATGATAAATTTCGAATCTTGGGAGACTAATTGGAGTTTTGGAGATACTTTCATTTGATAAAATTGGAATCTTGAGGATTCTGGGTAATGATCAtttggaaaatgatatggtgaTCGATTTATGTCTTTAACATGATTTGTTCgagaaaattaaatgaaaattaaattatgattgCGAATGAGGGAAATGTCATAATAATTTGGCAAGACAATTTTTAGAGCTAGagaattttattgaaaattgatgatgtgGCATAATAATTAGTAATTTGTGGGTAATTATGGGTTTTAAGGAATTTGATTGAggatattaaaatttatgaatttgtggGAAATCTCGGTCGTTTCATTGAGCCGGGATGAGGATACCATAGTTTGGTTGAGAATGAGGTCACAAGGGAGACCTGGGTGCTAGGGGTTTTGACTACTACACAGGGTGCTAAGCGGGCCTGAGAATTCGGGAGGTCGAGAAATTTTTTGGGGTGATGAAATTATGGTTGCATACATGGGTTGGGGTAGGTCGTAACCATGAGTGGAATGGTCCCCAATATAGGTATGTGTTGTGATATgggcttgcttaggaaatgtgtttcccAAGATAGCAAGCAGTGGGATATGTGTTTCCCAGATTTGGCCTTGGAGGGGGAAATGATTCTGGTTACTGACTTGACCTTCAATTTAGTATGCAAATTATTATACACCCTAGTGATTGTGAGCAGTTGGCTCTGATTGTCCCGAATCTTGCCTTTGTTGATATTGATATTGGTGCAGTAATAGGCACACCCTGGTACATTTGGAAACATGAGTGTTGGCCTCTAAAATGGAAAGAAGGCAACATGAGAATGGGAAATGAGCTAGATCTGTTTCCAGTGTTGAGAAATAACGGAGACTTTATTTGTTGTAATGATGAGATCATTTCCCAGATAAAGGGGAAAGTGAATAGCATCATTTGTAAGGTTAAAGTGATACCAGATTGGGGTACCATGGTTGATGTAAGGACCTACATGCACTACCTGGTGGTGTGGTTATGGATTGTTGTCTTTTCGGTCATGTGAATAAGGAATTgaaaagaaatgagaatttgTGTGAAACAATTTGAGCATGATCGGTGGATAGTTATTATGTGAAAATTTGGAAACGTTCTATCGGTCACCTGACGTACAAAATCGACGATCATTTTAAGGAATTTAGCTTGAGCTGTCGACTGTCTATGCCATGTCTGTCGACCGCTGGATGTGTGGGCACTAGCTGTCGACCGGTGTGACAAGGTTGTTAACCGTCTTTAAGCTTTAGGCCCTGACTGTCAATTGTTGAGGCACGTCTGTCGATCGGTCCTACGTTGCTAAGCTTAATGGAGTTTGTTTGAATGTTGTGGTTAAGCACGTATTGAATTACCGGCCACAAGATCAATAATGAAAGGGGTATATGGGGGATGTGAAAAGCATTGCTTAATAAAGAAGCCGTTTGTGCGAGACTAAGAAGGATTAGATGGTACTGGGTTAGGGTACCATGAGTGACATATATACTTACCTGTTTTAACCAGTAGTGTGGCATGCATGATAAATTGGAATGAAACGAGAGTTTTGTGTTGAAACAACTCGATCATGTTTAAGGGATATTTGTAACGGGAACTTGTTATATTCACTAGGAAGAGAAATAAGTAATGTCCTAGGATGCCAAGTCCTAGCAAGAGAATTATCGATAAACCCAAATCCATTGGAGATCAAGAATTTGATGTAAATTTTCGGACAGGGATTTATTGTcctttggaaaaaaaaaaaacaattagtcTAACTGTCATTGGTGTGCAATTTGTGGAATTTAATGGTGCACAGATAAGGAAATCGTTAGAGATCGTGACACCAAGTTGTGAATATAAGGAGCCTATGGATATATGGTGCAGGCACATGCAGTCAATAAAAAGTCGTGAGAAAGTTAAGGTAGTGAGAAAAATACCAGAatgtattctaaaaaaatttattaggaTTGTTTCTTAATGATGAGTCTGAGTGTGTCATTGATAGCTTGGGATTATTagatgcttagctatgtgtgGCTTGACTAAGGGTATGAATTATCAGGTTGtgaataaaatgataattaagaaTTAGTATCTTTTACTTCGAATTGATTATTAACTAGTTGCATCAAAAGTCGCATTGGTGATTGTGTTTATCAATGATATACTGGTATACCCCTCGGATAGGGAGACACATGAGGaacattgaggataatgttAGGATCTCTTAGGGAACATCACGATGGATGTTGTGACCAAGATTGCCTTGTTAGATCGTAGGCAAATCgtgaaagaaatgatgagagcATGAGACTCCATGTCAGTGAACATGAGGTCAAAGTTGGTCGTCATAAGCACCGTAAGCTTAGGAAGTTCTGAAAAGTCGGATGTTTTGATAGGTTTCGAGAAACGAATCAAAAGTTTTAGGAAAAAAAGGTTGATCCAAGCGAAGATTAGTAACATGAGTAAATGTAACTTCGAAAAGAATCGAGGATCCgtgagatttggagatttaagctAGTACTAAGAGAAGTATCATAAGTAACAAGAGTTGGGACAACTACAACTCTCGGAGGCGGGACAAGAGACTCTAGCATAACAGTAGCACC is a window encoding:
- the LOC127787996 gene encoding uncharacterized protein LOC127787996; translation: MYKPFLEEYATKNLLRFSSLAASSLVSFLPPTVRSELGFRLGEKFKVSESGKVIRKVAIGSRKEVVKCMRKIVRRHVMFSSARQAVSGLLTVGVVHGARYLASKMRKAWKSWI